A genomic region of [Eubacterium] eligens ATCC 27750 contains the following coding sequences:
- a CDS encoding stage III sporulation protein AB, whose product MSGYIGGILILSGCFMYGLSYSQRLKNRIIILKDMVRMLSVMNNHIGYSLIDMTQIFERLGDFDMCSYVRNFTGYIYEALNKSDIDTFALIWNEAADKAFAGILGKRQLEIIKEAGSISTFIDKDSQLKHIQSVVCELNEELDVVKTNAAGKMKAYIVTGISAGLILVIVLI is encoded by the coding sequence ATGTCTGGATATATAGGCGGGATATTAATACTTTCAGGCTGTTTTATGTATGGTCTTTCATACAGCCAGAGATTAAAGAACAGGATAATAATATTAAAAGACATGGTAAGAATGCTTTCCGTTATGAATAATCATATTGGATATTCACTTATAGATATGACGCAGATATTTGAACGCCTTGGAGATTTTGACATGTGTTCATATGTCAGGAATTTCACCGGATACATATATGAAGCATTGAATAAATCGGACATTGACACATTTGCATTGATATGGAATGAGGCTGCTGATAAAGCATTTGCAGGAATACTTGGCAAAAGACAGCTGGAGATTATAAAAGAGGCAGGCTCTATAAGCACATTTATTGACAAGGACAGTCAGTTAAAACACATACAATCTGTTGTGTGTGAACTTAATGAGGAACTTGATGTGGTTAAGACTAATGCAGCAGGAAAGATGAAGGCTTATATCGTTACAGGAATATCAGCAGGACTTATACTTGTGATTGTACTTATATGA
- a CDS encoding stage III sporulation protein AA — protein sequence MYDESLYKILPDELIKDIGIYAGFQHVREIRLRTGRLPAAICDNGEHRGAVPVDEHMITRILSIATNYSSYAYESCMANGFLTIKGGHRIGLGGQVIWENGKVKNFLHVTFMCIRIAKQMKGCADNIMDELLKDGLKHTIIISPPGFGKTTLLRDIIRQLSDIYRKNVVLIDERCEIAACVNGVPCNDIGCRTDVLDGCNKLTGVYMAVRSLSPQVVAMDEIGGEDDIKAVKYCIKSGCAVIGTAHGSGIYDTDERLAGLFGKNGFKRAVILEKCGEAGKCLDI from the coding sequence TTGTATGACGAATCACTCTATAAAATTCTTCCGGATGAATTAATTAAAGATATTGGAATATATGCAGGATTTCAGCATGTCAGGGAAATCCGTCTGCGTACAGGAAGACTGCCTGCTGCCATATGTGATAATGGTGAACATAGAGGTGCGGTTCCTGTAGATGAACATATGATAACAAGGATACTGTCAATAGCAACTAATTATTCATCTTATGCATATGAATCCTGCATGGCAAATGGATTTCTGACAATCAAAGGCGGACACAGAATAGGACTTGGCGGACAGGTTATATGGGAGAATGGTAAGGTAAAGAATTTCTTACATGTGACATTCATGTGTATAAGAATTGCTAAACAGATGAAGGGCTGCGCTGATAATATAATGGATGAGCTTTTAAAAGACGGGTTAAAGCATACTATTATAATATCACCGCCGGGCTTTGGAAAAACAACACTGCTTAGAGACATTATAAGACAGTTATCTGATATATATAGAAAAAATGTGGTTTTAATTGACGAACGATGTGAAATAGCGGCATGTGTAAACGGAGTTCCATGTAATGATATTGGTTGCAGGACAGATGTTTTAGATGGTTGTAATAAACTTACGGGAGTATATATGGCTGTTCGCTCGCTTAGTCCTCAGGTTGTAGCAATGGATGAGATTGGTGGGGAAGATGATATTAAAGCTGTAAAATACTGCATTAAAAGTGGCTGCGCTGTAATAGGAACTGCACATGGAAGCGGTATATATGATACAGATGAAAGACTTGCAGGTCTTTTCGGAAAAAATGGATTTAAGAGAGCTGTAATATTGGAAAAATGTGGGGAGGCAGGAAAATGTCTGGATATATAG